The Geminocystis sp. NIES-3708 genomic sequence CAATTTAGATCTGATCTTCTAAAATGCTTAGTAAGTAATGGGTAAGAGTTTCTTTGATTTTTTACTAGTTTTAAGAGATACAATTTCTATGGATTTTAGTTTATTTACCTTCATCAAAAAAAATCGTTTTTTCCTTGACTTTTTTGTTTGTTTTGGTAATAATAAAAGTATAAATAATAATGGTAGTCTAACTACTTATGTTCAGAAAATAAAACATCCCTATTATATAAATAATATCATGAAATGCAACCCGTGACAAGGAAAACTTAAAAATTTTATATTTTTTTGAATGCGATCGCAAAAAAAGATTAATTAGTAAAGATAAAAGGCATTTACTTCCATAATTATTAATGGTTATTTTCGGTATCAGAAATTGCTAAGTTTAAAGCTAATATTTGGGTTAATAAATCATCATTTTCATCGAAATTATAAGCCTTCATTACTAACTTATCTAACTGTTGATGAAGTTGATATAATTTACTACTTGGCTCATGAAAAAAAGCATTATATAACTGCGTAATTCCCCATTGTTTTCTCTCCATTTGTTCTGTTCTATAATTATGTAATTCTGTCATTTTCTTCCTTATTTGTTGCACAATTTTCTCAGCTTCTAAATCCCCCATAACGGCAAGATTTAACAAGGGGCTTAAGCCCTTTGCCTTGTTATTAATTACTCCTCCAGAATTAGAAGCAGAAGGGCAAATGAGGGGAAACGGGAAGGTTTCAAAACAAGTTGTATTAGTATATGCTGGAGTTTCTCCTAAAGTTGAACTTTGAGCCTTAGCCCAAATACGATGAATTTTTGATGTTAAAATACCTAAAATATAAAAATCATTAGAAGCAACAATGACTGATTTATCTCCTGCTAACCAATCAGGATAAAAAGGAATAAATACAAACCATTTAGACACTCTAGGCACAGCAAAACAGAAAGGTAAATCTTTAATTGCTGTTCGCATATTTGGACGATAGCGTAAGAAAAGCCACCAGTTTTCTCTAGCTTTTTTATCTCTATTTTTATCTCTTTCTGGCTTAACATTTTCCCTAATATATTCAAAAGGTAATTTATAATCAGAAGCCGATTCAAGACTTAAATTATTGAAATCAATAATCCATCTATCAGGTTTTCCCTGAGGATTACTAGCTAAATTATCTCCCATTGAAAATAGTTTAATTACTTCTTTATTTTTAGCATCTCTTTTCATAAATTCTTGGGCTTGTTTTTCCGTAATTATAAAACCTTTTCCTACGGGTAAAACTCCTTGAAAACAAAGATTTTGATTCGCTTTTATTTTCTTAGCTTGGGTAACATCAACTTCTGAAGTTAGAGAAGTATTAATACTATTTACGAACTGATTATCTAAGATATAACTATTAGGAATAGTCTTACACCAATTAACAATACTAACATGAACGGCGGCTTCTCCTGACCATTCTTGAGTCGAAATTGCTTCATGAATATAACCTTTATTTTGCATAATATAATCAAGGGATGCTTTACGGCTTTTTCCTTGAGAAATAGAGTTAGTTGCTACTAATCCAGCCCTCCCATTTTCCTCTAAATTATCATGGGTAATTTTAAACCAATAACTACAAAAATCTACTGAATCTTTAACATCTTTAAACTTAGTAAATATTTTCTCTACATAATCATCGCTTAAATTTAGTCTCATGTGTTTCCCTCCTAAAAAAGGAGGATTTCCGATAATAGCATCGGCTTTTTGCCAATCAGTAAATAAAGCATCGGTACAAATTATGTTATTATCTAAACTGTCTAAAGGTAAAGCAGGTTCAGTTAAATTAAACTTATCAATTGCCACTTTTCTAGCTATCATTAAAGTAACTTTTGCTAACTCTACTGCAAAGGGGTTAATGTCCATACCATAAAACTGATTTGGAGTAACAAAACTGAGATTAGTTTGTACATTTTTACCTTTACTTTTACTAGCAATTTTATCTAATAATAACTGTTCAATTCTCTTTAATTCTTGATAGGCAACGTATAAAAAATTACCACTACCACAGGCAGGATCTAATACTTTATAATCTTGTAATTGAATTTGTAAATTAGTCAAATCTTTGATGGTATTTGCACTGTCGATTAATTCCTCCCAATATTTGCTGATGGTGGGGCGTATAATTTTCATAATATCCGCTTCAGAGGTGTAGTGCATCCCGTAACTATGTCTTTCTTGGGCGTTAACAGTGCCTTCAAAAATGTTACCAAAAATTGCAGGACGTATTTTACTCCAATCTTGCTTCGCAACGGTGACTAAAATATCTAATTCTGGTTTAGTTAATTCAATGGCTTCTACGGTAGCGAATAAACCACCGTTAAAGTATTCCACCCCTTGATATTTTCCCGTTGGTGTTACTCCTTTATTATTCATTTCTCGAAATAAACCACCCAACACATCATAACTATTCGCCCCTTCTAGGCATTCTTCCACGCAACGAATAAACAGATTATTCGGTAATAAGCCTCTGTCTTCGGCAAACATCCCCAAGACGCATTGCAAAATAAATCTTTGTATTTTTAATGTGTGATTATTAGAATTACTTTCACCCCCTAACTCTCTCTCCCACTGGCGAGAAGGAGTAAGACGTTTTTGTAGGATTTGGAATAATTCCCCTAGTCGTCGCCCTGCTTTTTCGGTGACATCCACTTGATTATTTTTAAAAATTGGCTTACTCTCACTCCTTGCCATGAAGTTAAAAGCCGAATCTCTTATCACTAAATCGGCGATCGCCACAACATCTACAGGTTCATCTAATTGTAAGTCAAAGTCGAAAATCCAAAATTCATCAAAGTTGCATAAAATGACGTATCGAGGGCGATTTGGCACTAATCTTGACCAATATTCAAAGGCTTGAGGATAATGTTTAGATAAGTCTTCTCCTCGTTTTTTCATCTCGATTAATAACTTGGGTTTCCAAACTAAATCAGCAAAACCTGTATTTTTCTTTTTACTGCCTTTTTTTATGGCTTCTTCGTATTTCGCCCCCGCTTCTAATGCACCATCATAACCAAAAGCCTGAAAAAATCTGTCTAAAAATATTTGTGCTTCTTTTCTTTCTTGTCCTGTTATATGTTCTTTACAAAAGTTAATAAAAGTTTGCAGATTTTCTTTTGTGGTCATTATTTCAACATAAATGATTATATAAGATTAATTCTTTAATACTAAGGCTTTTATCTTCAACAACAAAAAAAAAGGAAGCATAACGCCTCCTTTTAGGTGCTGGAAACTTATCCAGCCGATGATATTTAATTAGTAAATAAGATAATTTCGTTGATTACATTAAGCCTAGTTGGGCTAAAATGCCTTTTCCAGTTAATAATTCAGTAGCAATTCCGATTACAAATCCCAACATTGCTAAACGACCATTCCAGTTTTCAGCAAAGGGGGTAAAACCGGCTTTAGATTCTTTGTTTTCCATGATGAGTCTCCTGATAGTATTAAAATTGCGTTTATGTCAATTAATCTATAAATAGCTTAACATAAAATTTTAAACTTAACAACAAAACTTTACATTAAGAAAAAAGAATAAAACGTTTCCCAAAATAAGGCTTAGTCATGACATCAGGAAATAACTCTCAAGATTAAAACCTAACTTTTTTGTGAAATAATGAGCTATAGAAGATTTATCACAAATTTTAAAATATAAATATGATAGTTAATCAATGGAAACGGATATTAAAAATAACGATTACAACATTTTTGATTCTGATAGTTGCGATTGCTTTTAATCCTTTAGGGTTACAAACCGCTCAAGCAGAAAATGTTAGAAAAAGTGTTTTAGCCCAAGGAGATGCTATTACTGATCCTGAAGCGATTTTAAGATATGCTTTACCCATAGATAATGA encodes the following:
- a CDS encoding DNA methyltransferase, which encodes MTTKENLQTFINFCKEHITGQERKEAQIFLDRFFQAFGYDGALEAGAKYEEAIKKGSKKKNTGFADLVWKPKLLIEMKKRGEDLSKHYPQAFEYWSRLVPNRPRYVILCNFDEFWIFDFDLQLDEPVDVVAIADLVIRDSAFNFMARSESKPIFKNNQVDVTEKAGRRLGELFQILQKRLTPSRQWERELGGESNSNNHTLKIQRFILQCVLGMFAEDRGLLPNNLFIRCVEECLEGANSYDVLGGLFREMNNKGVTPTGKYQGVEYFNGGLFATVEAIELTKPELDILVTVAKQDWSKIRPAIFGNIFEGTVNAQERHSYGMHYTSEADIMKIIRPTISKYWEELIDSANTIKDLTNLQIQLQDYKVLDPACGSGNFLYVAYQELKRIEQLLLDKIASKSKGKNVQTNLSFVTPNQFYGMDINPFAVELAKVTLMIARKVAIDKFNLTEPALPLDSLDNNIICTDALFTDWQKADAIIGNPPFLGGKHMRLNLSDDYVEKIFTKFKDVKDSVDFCSYWFKITHDNLEENGRAGLVATNSISQGKSRKASLDYIMQNKGYIHEAISTQEWSGEAAVHVSIVNWCKTIPNSYILDNQFVNSINTSLTSEVDVTQAKKIKANQNLCFQGVLPVGKGFIITEKQAQEFMKRDAKNKEVIKLFSMGDNLASNPQGKPDRWIIDFNNLSLESASDYKLPFEYIRENVKPERDKNRDKKARENWWLFLRYRPNMRTAIKDLPFCFAVPRVSKWFVFIPFYPDWLAGDKSVIVASNDFYILGILTSKIHRIWAKAQSSTLGETPAYTNTTCFETFPFPLICPSASNSGGVINNKAKGLSPLLNLAVMGDLEAEKIVQQIRKKMTELHNYRTEQMERKQWGITQLYNAFFHEPSSKLYQLHQQLDKLVMKAYNFDENDDLLTQILALNLAISDTENNH
- a CDS encoding high light inducible protein → MENKESKAGFTPFAENWNGRLAMLGFVIGIATELLTGKGILAQLGLM